A genomic segment from Luteolibacter ambystomatis encodes:
- a CDS encoding substrate-binding domain-containing protein, which produces METFRFLSPPVQLANEIRRRIEWREWTGRLPGVFRLMSEFGATRRTVEAALGMLREEGLISGPGRRSAMLIHGPQPHVAPRGSVLIYESPPMERSSDHLALFLILERRLPRPVQRLHLPRGMKRSEQLRRIAGLEVSHAVVLDVEGELADAVKARGIRTVALGVATPPATVAAFAVCYRELVVSSLARLFDAGHTRITMPLFQRNPRVVARVRDIVEREFAARDIPYSDLFNTPVVDGDTPQDLHEAIRRLWRLTPPTAIIVNHLRPFLAVFSCLASLGLRVPEHASVICLSHSAEMDAMEPEPSHFCYPVERMARAIIEALEQGAADASNSLLFSPAWRPGRSVAPPRGR; this is translated from the coding sequence ATGGAAACGTTCAGGTTCCTGTCCCCGCCGGTGCAATTGGCCAATGAGATCCGGCGGCGGATCGAGTGGCGCGAATGGACGGGCAGGCTTCCCGGGGTCTTCCGGCTGATGTCCGAGTTCGGAGCCACGCGCAGGACCGTCGAGGCCGCACTGGGAATGCTGCGGGAAGAAGGCCTCATTTCCGGTCCCGGCAGGCGATCCGCGATGTTGATCCACGGACCACAGCCGCATGTGGCGCCCCGCGGCTCCGTGCTGATCTATGAGTCTCCTCCGATGGAGCGGTCCAGCGATCACCTGGCCTTGTTTCTCATCCTGGAGCGGCGGCTGCCCCGTCCCGTGCAGCGGCTTCATCTGCCGCGCGGCATGAAACGATCCGAGCAACTCAGGCGGATCGCCGGGCTGGAGGTCTCCCATGCGGTGGTGCTGGATGTGGAGGGCGAGCTGGCCGATGCCGTGAAGGCCCGCGGCATCCGGACCGTGGCGCTGGGCGTGGCGACTCCACCGGCAACGGTGGCCGCCTTTGCGGTCTGCTACCGGGAACTGGTGGTTTCATCGCTCGCACGACTTTTCGACGCGGGCCACACCCGCATCACCATGCCCCTGTTCCAACGAAATCCCCGGGTGGTCGCCAGGGTGCGCGACATCGTGGAACGGGAGTTCGCCGCGAGGGACATTCCCTACTCGGATCTTTTCAATACTCCCGTCGTGGATGGAGACACGCCGCAGGATCTCCATGAAGCCATCCGCCGCCTGTGGCGGCTCACGCCACCTACGGCAATCATCGTAAATCATCTGCGTCCGTTCCTCGCGGTGTTTTCATGCCTCGCGTCGCTGGGGCTGCGGGTGCCGGAGCATGCATCCGTGATCTGTCTCTCCCATTCCGCGGAAATGGATGCCATGGAGCCGGAGCCATCACACTTCTGCTATCCGGTGGAACGCATGGCCCGTGCGATCATTGAAGCACTGGAGCAAGGTGCCGCCGATGCATCCAACTCGCTCCTGTTTTCCCCCGCTTGGCGTCCGGGAAGATCTGTCGCACCACCGCGGGGGCGGTAG
- a CDS encoding lactonase family protein: protein MIKPIALSLLLASSLGAAPIPVYLGTQTGGKSKSEGIYATTFDPDNGSFGPVTLAAKYSQPGFLTLHPDKPLLYCTGTPLTPFEDKTDSIAAFRIEADGKLTFLKEGSTGGRGACHLNLDGTARTMAVANYGDGRISTVRLDAGGLPESVASVITNTGTGPNKVRQDKPHAHGVYFTKANNRLYIPDLGLDKVWVHPFDAATSKLGEPTFTSTEPGAGPRHMAFTADEKHAYIIDELDNTITACRNTDGKLEPIQRIGTLPEGWSGENTTAEIEISPDGRFVYGSNRGHDSIAVFSRDADSGRLTFVQHAPCGGKLPRHFKIAPGGKWLLCAHQETATLTALPLDPATGKLGAPGEPIACPNPICILFVMGRK, encoded by the coding sequence ATGATCAAACCCATCGCTCTATCACTCCTGCTCGCCTCATCGCTCGGCGCCGCGCCCATTCCCGTCTATCTCGGCACCCAGACCGGAGGAAAAAGCAAAAGCGAAGGCATCTACGCCACCACCTTCGATCCGGACAACGGCAGCTTCGGCCCCGTGACTCTCGCCGCGAAGTATTCGCAGCCCGGCTTCCTCACACTCCATCCGGACAAGCCGCTGCTCTACTGCACCGGCACTCCGCTCACCCCCTTCGAGGACAAGACCGACTCCATCGCCGCCTTCCGCATCGAGGCCGATGGCAAGCTCACCTTCCTCAAGGAAGGCTCCACCGGCGGCCGCGGCGCGTGCCATCTCAATCTCGATGGCACCGCGCGCACCATGGCCGTCGCGAACTACGGTGACGGTCGTATTTCCACCGTCCGTCTCGATGCCGGCGGCCTCCCGGAAAGCGTCGCCTCCGTCATCACCAATACCGGCACCGGCCCGAACAAGGTCCGCCAGGACAAGCCCCACGCCCACGGCGTCTATTTCACCAAGGCCAACAACCGCCTCTACATCCCGGACCTCGGCCTCGACAAGGTCTGGGTCCATCCCTTCGACGCCGCCACCTCGAAGCTCGGCGAGCCCACCTTCACCTCCACCGAGCCCGGTGCCGGCCCCCGCCACATGGCCTTCACCGCGGATGAGAAGCACGCCTACATCATTGACGAACTGGACAACACCATCACCGCCTGCCGCAACACCGATGGCAAGCTGGAGCCCATCCAGCGCATCGGCACCCTGCCGGAAGGCTGGAGCGGTGAGAACACCACCGCCGAGATCGAGATCTCGCCGGACGGCCGCTTCGTCTATGGCTCGAACCGCGGCCACGACTCCATCGCCGTCTTCTCGCGGGATGCGGATAGCGGCAGGCTCACCTTCGTCCAGCACGCCCCCTGCGGCGGCAAGCTGCCACGCCACTTCAAGATCGCTCCGGGCGGCAAGTGGCTGCTCTGCGCCCACCAGGAAACCGCCACCCTCACCGCGCTGCCGCTCGATCCCGCCACGGGGAAACTCGGAGCTCCCGGTGAGCCGATCGCCTGCCCGAATCCCATTTGCATCCTCTTCGTCATGGGGCGAAAATAA